The nucleotide sequence GTCTGCATCCGTGTAGACTTTGGTGGCATTGGTCGAAGATAGGGTGATTCGCCCTGAATTGGCATGCTTTAgagttagagattttttttttaaatgaagtaGGTAAACAACCTGAAAAAAATAGGATTAGTTAATTAACATGTCCCTTGTGATACCTTGGTAGTTCTTAACAAAAGTGGAGCGCACGACAACCAACACAGGATGGGGGATGGAGTCGCAATCAGTTGGGTCATTCCCTACTTGGTTGGCGGCAGAACCCCATCGAGCAATTTTCATAGTTGTGCCCCTGTGGCAGGAAAAAAGAATTCGATTACGCACTGACACTAAAGGATTCATTATTTGTAAAGTCAAAGTGTGTTCACCTGAGATTTTCAATTGTGATCTCGCGCATTCGGCTTGATTGCCCACCGGACCTTTGAAGCACCTGGATGTTGGTGACT is from Papaver somniferum cultivar HN1 unplaced genomic scaffold, ASM357369v1 unplaced-scaffold_18760, whole genome shotgun sequence and encodes:
- the LOC113338205 gene encoding uncharacterized protein LOC113338205, whose amino-acid sequence is VVGFLKTVTNIQVLQRSGGQSSRMREITIENLRGTTMKIARWGSAANQVGNDPTDCDSIPHPVLVVVRSTFVKNYQGRITLSSTNATKVYTDADIPEVIEMRERCPYARPPRHITVPTKKGKLPIHFNPDNRKTISQLLTAKWDPSCQVLSPFPEYLSSDK